A genomic segment from Labrus bergylta chromosome 3, fLabBer1.1, whole genome shotgun sequence encodes:
- the LOC109985545 gene encoding protocadherin-20: MFNSKHPSLRKKGGIWGLCILLLYTSPLSCFANFSQAKELIYKIKEGLPRGTFIGAIAVDLNLDVTVEPPFIFNLPQKKVSDQYVNLNNTTGELYTSATEIDRETLCPDNSGGRGCILSLDVFILPQQYFQLIKVKIYVEDVNDNRPKFPLDEICISVPENTPINARYAVEHSAVDPDLGLHGVQTYWLVNDFGMFTLDVEHNDGGEMTPFLIVTEALDRETQAEFITDIIAEDGGTPPLLGAATLKIVITDVNDNCPRFTESHINVTLHGNTTKGAHLARLHAFDPDLGANAQISYAYSERVPRETRSLFHLDRITGVIKLAGKIDPGTNTFYKLTILANGPGCIPAVATVAVHIIKVITGPPALVPRYIASEKDGVVTIKESEPALSPIAFFTVKNIDLNQRVDCHLEGTGPFRLVPYQLLKNEYLLETTEPLDYEKTQEYELIVVVKNHGDLVIKTFLKVQILDENDNAPMFQQSLVKLSLEENNSPNTFLTQLQASDPDSESRGDVIYLLGGDAPGIFVVDRVTGVLTVTTSLDREEKETYRFIVRAVDQGTPRRESIATVVLTVEDRNDNSPRFINKDFTFFVPENFPGYGEIGVLSVTDADAGENGWVALSILNGSDIFMIDTGRGTLRARTSLDREQQGTYQLWIEAIDGGEPALSSVTMVNVLLLDVNDNPPIVLFPQSNQSYMLVLPNTVPGTSITEVYAVDKDTGMNAVIAYSIIKRKGGEPGSFAIDSETGNITLKRELSNRGLYSLLVKVSDHGQPEPLYSTVMVNFFVNETVSNESYIQSLLTREADIEVEERPWYVGQMTDGPERYELFPCQPVLIALSVTCLGLFFSVVTLTSYICCKRYKRQRKKRSEVEIPLKMKNDSMQVVNKRLRQISNI; encoded by the exons ATGTTCAACAGCAAACACCCCAGCcttagaaaaaaaggaggaatttGG GGATTGTGCATCCTCTTGCTTTACACCAGCCCTCTTTCCTGTTTTGCAAATTTCAGCCAAGCAAAAGAGCTCATCTATAAGATAAAGGAGGGATTACCGAGGGGGACCTTCATAGGGGCCATTGCAGTAGACCTAAATTTGGACGTCACTGTTGAGCCCCCCTTTATATTCAATCTGCCGCAAAAGAAGGTCAGTGATCAGTACGTGAACCTGAATAATACCACGGGAGAGCTTTACACATCTGCCACTGAAATTGACAGGGAGACGCTCTGTCCTGATAACTCTGGGGGAAGGGGATGTATCCTCTCCctggatgtgtttattttgcCTCAACAGTACTTCCAGCTCATCAAAGTTAAAATATACGTTGAGGATGTCAATGACAACAGGCCAAAGTTTCCCCTTGATGAGATCTGTATATCTGTTCCAGAAAATACACCCATCAATGCTCGTTATGCTGTGGAGCACTCTGCGGTTGATCCAGACCTGGGTCTTCATGGAGTGCAGACATACTGGCTTGTTAATGACTTTGGCATGTTCACACTGGATGTTGAACACAATGATGGGGGTGAGATGACACCCTTCCTCATCGTCACAGAGGCTTTGGATAGGGAGACCCAGGCTGAATTCATCACAGATATCATCGCAGAGGATGGAGGGACCCCTCCTCTACTGGGTGCAGCTACTTTAAAAATTGTAATCACAGATGTGAACGATAACTGCCCCCGATTCACAGAGTCACATATTAACGTCACTCTGCATGGGAATACAACCAAAGGGGCACATTTGGCCCGTCTGCATGCTTTTGACCCTGACCTTGGTGCTAATGCTCAGATCAGCTATGCTTACAGCGAACGTGTGCCAAGGGAGACCAGGAGCTTGTTCCATTTGGACAGAATCACAGGGGTGATCAAGCTAGCAGGGAAAATAGACCCTGGCACaaacacattctacaaactcacCATTCTGGCAAATGGTCCTGGTTGTATCCCTGCTGTTGCCACTGTTGCTGTCCATATCATCAAAGTCATAACTGGACCCCCTGCACTCGTGCCCAGGTACATTGCATCCGAAAAGGATGGGGTAGTAACTATAAAAGAGTCTGAGCCAGCGTTGTCTCCGATTGCTTTTTTTACTGTCAAGAACATCGATTTGAACCAAAGGGTGGACTGTCATTTGGAAGGGACTGGTCCATTCAGACTTGTCCCCTaccagcttttaaaaaatgaataccTGCTGGAGACCACAGAGCCCTTGGATTATGAGAAAACACAAGAGTATGAGCTTATCGTGGTTGTGAAGAATCACGGAGACCTTGTCATTAAGACTTTTCTCAAGGTGCAGATATTGGATGAGAATGACAATGCACCAATGTTTCAGCAGTCTTTGGTTAAATTGTCTTTGGAGGAGAACAATTCACCAAACACCTTTCTGACCCAGCTCCAAGCCTCAGACCCGGACAGTGAAAGCCGAGGGGATGTCATCTATCTCCTTGGAGGAGACGCCCCGGGGATATTTGTTGTGGATCGTGTGACTGGTGTCCTGACAGTGACCACATCGCTGGACCgtgaggagaaggagacatACCGGTTCATCGTAAGAGCAGTTGACCAGGGAACACCAAGGAGAGAGTCGATTGCAACTGTGGTGCTGACTGTTGAGGACCGCAATGACAACAGTCCACGCTTCATCAACAAGGACTTCACATTCTTTGTTCCAGAGAACTTCCCGGGGTACGGTGAGATCGGGGTTCTCTCTGTAACGGATGCAGATGCTGGGGAAAATGGTTGGGTGGCCCTTTCAATTCTCAATggaagtgacatttttatgATAGACACAGGCAGAGGGACACTGAGGGCCAGGACCTCTCTTGACCGTGAGCAACAAGGGACATACCAGCTGTGGATTGAGGCAATCGATGGTGGAGAGCCTGCACTTTCAAGCGTCACTATGGTGAATGTACTATTGTTGGATGTAAATGACAACCCACCTATTGTCCTCTTTCCCCAGTCTAATCAGTCTTACATGCTAGTACTTCCCAACACAGTACCAGGGACATCAATCACAGAGGTCTATGCTGTGGACAAGGATACAGGCATGAATGCTGTGATTGCTTACAGTATCATTAAGAGGAAAGGTGGAGAACCAGGGTCATTTGCCATAGACTCCGAAACAGGAAATATCACTTTAAAGAGGGAGCTTAGTAACCGAGGTCTCTACAGCCTTTTGGTGAAGGTCAGCGATCATGGTCAGCCTGAACCCCTTTACTCAACAGTTATGGTTAACTTCTTTGTAAATGAAACTGTGAGCAACGAGAGCTACATCCAGAGTCTTCTGACCAGAGAGGCTGACATTGAGGTAGAGGAAAGGCCCTGGTATGTTGGGCAGATGACAGATGGACCTGAGAGGTATGAGTTGTTCCCCTGTCAGCCTGTCCTCATTGCTCTTTCAGTGACATGTCTGGGGCTTTTCTTCTCAGTTGTCACACTGACATCTTACATATGCTGCAAGAGATATAAAAGGCAGCGAAAGAAAAGATCAGAAGTGGAGATACCATTAAAAATGAAGAATGACTCAATGCAGGTTGTAAACAAGAGGCTCAGGCAGATCTCAAATATCTGA